A region of the Panthera leo isolate Ple1 chromosome F2, P.leo_Ple1_pat1.1, whole genome shotgun sequence genome:
TAAATGCTCTTCTGTTTACCTGGTAgctttcattaatcttttctttcttgtgtgaAGGTTGCTTTCAGGGAGGAAGGCATTTGCTGGCTTTCCCAAGGCAAGAACGATTAAAAGGAATGAGGAATTCACTCCACCTCAGAAGGAGGCCTCTGTGACTGCTGGAGCGATTTTGGCAGTCTGAGAGAACAGTATGTTCCCAAACAAATTATAAGTTTCCAAGaatttaggaaggaaggaaggaaggaaggaaggaaggaagggagatcgggagggagggaggaaggaagtgttAGTCAAGAAATCCTCCATTCTTCTTTTGTCCCATTTACAGGTGCTGGGCTGGAAAACGCCAGCCCCCAGAGCCAGCTCTGCGGCTCTCTTGTGCCTCTCATTTCAGACTGTCGGGCTAGCAGCAATGTTAGAATTCATTTAGCCCAAGGGAGCTGTGGTCCTGAGAAGCGAAGTgacctacccaaggtcacacaactcgTCCTGGGTGGAAGCAGGCGAGGCCACAGGTCTCCCATCTCCCTGCCCTATGCTCTTTTCCTATTCCACTATGACCTTTAACCTTTGTCCCAACTTCCTTTCAGTCCTAAAGATGAGAGAGAGGTTGGTGGGTAGATAGGTTCCCCCCGGGGGGTTAGCAAAGCCGGCTGGAGGAGCACAGAAAGACTAGAAGGATCATTAGTCTGGATTTCCTTTTCCCCAGGGTGTCTGCAGAATGCATCTGGGCTTGTGACGCATAAGCCGTTGGCTTCTGCATGGGAGCAGGGTCAGAATGAGTTGATCTCACTTAATGGAAATTTGGGGATGTCAGACAAGGCAAGCATTCCACATGTAGGGAAAGAGGGGAGCAGGACAATTGCCTAGATCTTGATCTGCAGCTCTTTCCACAAGGAAGTCACCTCGCCACCTTGATTTCTCCTGCACTCACAGTGAGGTTTCTGTCAGCCCCAGAGCAGCACTGGCGAAATGCATCTCCGATATCCCCCAATCTAGAAAGCTCCTAGGATAGGCCATTTCTTTGGAGGAGGCTCTAGTCATTATGTCATGGCTGCATTTGTCCTGGCTGCTGCCTGGGCTTTGTACGTGAAGCAAGGATGCGGTACAGCTCCAGAGTTGATCTGTGCTCAAAGAATGGTGCTCAGGAATGTTGGCCCCCCTGATTCCCCCACGAAGTGGATGAGCAGGGCTCCGAGGTGGGGGACTGGGGGCCTGTGCTGCTGCCTCTGGCATTTGACACCCCCTGGGGAAAACAGCCAGGGCCACTGTGTATGCACCTCACAGCCCATGCTTGCTATGCGGGGTTGATGGAGAAGCCTGGCCCTTCTGTTTCCCATGGCAACAACTCAGCTCTGCGTGAAAGCAGATAAGTGTGGGCTCAGGCTGGCTACACAAACTGCATGGGCTGCCTGGCTCTCAGCTTGGACCGGGGGCTCCTCATCACCAGCCCTATTTCCTTCCTCGTCCCCGCCCACCCAGCCCCACAAAAATTGCTTTACCCATGAAAGAGAGGTGGGGCCTCAGTGATGCTCTCCTGTGGACTCTAACTGTGGTTTTCCCACCCAGGGTGTGGTGCACACTGTAGTTTAGGGATGAAGGCAGGAAAGCGGTAATTGCTCTTGGGATATTGCTGTAGGTACTCTGTCCTGGGGAGACAAGGATGTTGAGTCAGGCAATAAACATTATCGATAATGGaggcaaaacaaagagaaattgcaGGTTAAAAGGATCAGGTTAGCCTTTTAGCAGCTCCCACAAGAAgcaatggagagagggagggaggggctccaTCGGGTAAGCACCGACAGAGGGAAGGGAATAGAGTTAGAgatctttggggaaaataaatattcCCAAGGCATAGAGAAAAACCTTTATGCATGAGACTGGAAACTGGCCTACagcatgattttaaaatgtcccAGGGGATAAAacgaaggagaggaggaagaataaggttaaggagggaggcagagcagagaggaaggagcagtGAGGATTCCCCAAAGACCAAGACTCGCAAACTGACAGTCAGTGGCTGAAAAGCAGCTAgagtatttaaaaagtttttatgtgtgtatgtatatacacacacatatatatatatacatacatatatatacgtatatatatgtatgtatatatatatatacatacatatatatacgtatatatatgtatgtatatatatatatatacacacacatacacacacacacacacacacacacacacacacatatatatatatacacgtatcaGGAGATGTTACCCCCAAGAGTctagatttctggcttcttttggaaaaaaaaaaaaaaaacaacagcagaaaATTTGGCAACACTGGGACTCCATACAGgcttgaaaaaaatctgttggtTTGGAGGCTACTGTACCTATAACTGTAACTGGGGCCTGGGCTCTCTGGCCCCCAAGACCTACTGCCCATTGCTCTATACCCCTCACCCCAAGAAGTGTCTGTGCCTCctgatttcctttattctttacaGTTCTTGTCTGACCCTTGTAAGTATTTAAAATGCTGAGGGCTATCCACACTGCCCTGATTTTCCGGCACAGGACAGCCCGACCCTGcgacgtgcccccccccccctggtCCCCAGCCCAACAGAAAGTGTGGGCACCTGCACTGAACCTACCTCTCAGCTCCCTGATCCTGGGAGAGAACGATGGACCTGCGGCCTTGACCTCAGACCAGGATGGGCCTGACACCAAATGGGCTCGTTCAGGGGAGGAGTGAGCCTGAGCTTAACGCTGGCCAAAATAGTCTCTAAGGAAAACATGGAGTAGGACACAGCTGAGCAAAAGTGCCGGCCCGGGGAAAAGAGATCCCCAGTCAGCTCTGGAGGGTCCGCTGGACATGTgctggcagagggggaggggggctacCAGATGCAGACGACAGTGCTAGGAGAGCTGACACCAGCACTGTGAAATCCACATTTCTGGATGCATGCGTGATTAGGGTTCTGGGAATATATTTCAAACAAATTTAGAAACtactccttggggcgcctgggtggcccagtcgggtgagcgtccgacttcggctcaggtcatgacctcacagttgatgagttcgagccctgcatcgggctctgtgctgacagctcagagcctggagcctgcttcggattctgtgtctccctctgtctctgcctctcccccactcatgctctgtctctctctctctctctctgaaaaacaaagataaacgttaaaaaaaaaacaaacaaactactcCTTTAAGACCGTTTTAAGAGAGTCTAGGAAGCTGCCCATCTTGAACCCTCAGTGGCGCTTAAATGCGGGTCAGAATTCCAGTTCATCtacttatcagctgtgtgaccttgggcaagttatttaacctctctgagcctcagttctctcatctaaaatatatagctataataatatctataatatCTAGAGCCATGAAGATTAGAAATAAGGTACATCAGATGCAAAAACAGTGACCAGGCACTTGGTGGACAAATTGAGAGACATTacctattattgttgttattttgctAAGCCTGGGAGGCACAAGCAACAGTTTGTCCACTTTTCTATTTAtgtgtgttggggtgcctgagggCAAACTTGGTatatgggaaaatttttttttctttttttcttttttttggcatgTGGGAAATTTTAACTCCATTACCCAGGAACACCGGTAAGGATTTTGAAACAGAGTTCGCAAAGAGTCAGAAGTGAGATGCTGATGTGATGGGAAAAGTGGGGGAGAACTGGGGTCTCCTCCCCCCCGCAGCTCTGTCTCCATTGCCAGGACAGCCTCAGCTAGTCCCTTCGCCTCGTTGgattttgtttcctcatctgtggaaatGAGCTGGCAAGGTGTCAATCATCTAGAGCTGTGCCCTTCAGTACCATGACACCAGCGACACGGgactatttaaatttgaattattaaaattaaatcaagttAAAAATTCAACTCCTCAGTCACACTGGCtctatttcaagtgctcaatcaTCGCATATGGCTAGTGCTgtgttggacagcacagatacagaacatttccctAGTCACAGAAAGTGCTATCAGACAGGGCGGAATTCAAGAGTTTGCTACCCAGTGCCTGTCCTCAGATAAGCAGCATCAGCCACCTGGGAACTTGCCAGAAAGGCAAAGTCTCAGGCGCCATTCTAGACCTTTAGGACCAAAATCTGCATTGTAACAAGGCTGCCCCAGTGATCATAGACTCAAGTTTAAGATGCCCTGATCTGTAAGATTCCTTTTGGCTCTCAAAATGAAATTTAGGAATCTGGGTCTCTGCTTGACAAAGTCTATGGGAAAGAAAGGAGCAACTGACTTCTCCAAATCTGGATTCCCAGATTTGCCTCAAAGGGAAGAATTGGGGCCATCCAAGGAAACTTTAACAGGACAATCATACCTCtgcagaagaggaagggaatCATCAGACTTCTAAAGGAGCCATGGAAACAGCAGTCCTGGGAAGGCAGTGCAATCCCACTCCTGTCGCTATGCCTCCTTTGAACTTGGGGCATCCAGTTGTTGCTTGAAGACCTTCAGAGAATAGAAGTTCTCaagttctcaattttttttttttttgtggccgccaaaaaaaaaaaaaaaacaagaaatgggcTGCATTTACTGGGCACTTTCTGTCCTGGTCGTCTTAAGGGGCTTGCTAAAACTCTCCTCGTCCAACTACACCAGAAAGGAGCTCAGGTGGAACTGATATTCAAGTagggaaaatgagaaacagaTTGGGGAAGAAATCAAGGCCACGTTCAACAATGACAGGAACGGCAGACTGGACACCAGCTTCTGGACATGTGGTCCCAAGCCCAGGTCTGTGGCTTAAACTGTAAAATAAGAGAGGAGACACTCAATCCTCTCACTGCAGAAAGTTTTGGTGTCTTTTGGTGATGTGCTGTTTTCAGTACAAAAATAAGGAGGATAATATTAAATCTGTTGCTCATTAAGAAAACATGTGCCTCTTACAGGACAAAATTGCAGCTGTATATCTTATTTAATTGTTATTAGTTTGTATCGCCCAATGTTAAACTTTTAATGTGTCCGTAAATCTGTTTCTTACTGTCAGAGAAATATCTGTATTAGGAACACACTGTGCAAGAATGAAGACGAGAGAAGGGAAATATGAATCCAAAATACACATTATTAATTTTGTAGGAAGCCAGGAGAAGGGTGCCTCACGAAGCATATtcgaaaaaaaagccaaaacagcTGGGATTTCTGATTTGCTTGAGAGAAAAACCTGCTGAATCGAGACACAGCCTTACAGGGCCAACTATCTTCGGCAGGGGGAAAAGTGAGCAGGTAGAAATGGGTTTGTGATACACAGGTCAACTCTTAAACATGACGTCACTGGCAGAACGTGTCATGCTTTTCCAGCAGACACACAATGAGCTGAGTGTCCTGTCACATAAGCTGGAGTCATGGAATCTGGCCATGGTGTGGGGTGCAGGGAGCTGGAccgggaggcagggagagcaggtCTGGACCCCACCACCGACTCTCTGGGTGCTCTGAGGCTCGGATTTCCGCGAGCCTCTGAGCCTCGGCTTCTGTGTGAAATGCAAAGAGCATTTGTCTTTGGGGGCTTCAGGGAGAGAGATGCTCTACATAAAGTGAACGGAATGGGCCGTTAATCCCTATTAGTGGATCATTTAGACAAATAAAGGTTTGGGGGTCAAACCCAAAGCTATGGCAAAGAAAGTGAACAGGGACATGGCTGCGAGGAGGGACAGCACTTCCGACCTGCTCTGATGCATCGTGTCCTGCCCACCTGCTCACCGCTGACAGCAGCTGTTCTCCCGTCCAGCCCACGAGGCAGCTGACTCTGGCTGGCAGTGCTGGGGAAGGTTCGGGGGCACAGGAGCCCTTTGGTGATTTCCAGGGGTCAaaacagagtgggagaggggtcaGTGCATGGAAGAACGACCAACCTCCAAACCAGCTTCCAAATCTGAAAGGAGGCAAGTGTGTAGGAGGAAAGACCTCCGTCCTTTTGCTGGTCCCTGTTCTAACGGCTATTCCAATTCCCCTCTGGACAGGGTGAGAATATCCTCTTATGTGGGATTCCGAATCTCTAAAAAGGCGGGTCCCACATGGTAATCACCCTTCTTCAACACTTCATTTCTCTCCAGGTCTCTTTTCTGTGCCGAGCGTTTCCCCTCACGTGACGGGAGCCATACGCCCTCTACGTTATTGTAGGAGAAACATCCACAGGTTTGTTCCTAACTTGCCTCTTTGTCCATCTCATTGCCACTCTTCAACAACTTCATTCAGCCTGAACACAAAAAGAATCGTTCCTTTTCCTTGAATTGCTCAGTTCATGCCCACTAGCCAATGCCTGGGCACCTCTCACACACTGAGTATAATCCTGACTCAATCCTGGACAATCCTGACTTGTCCAGCTATTCCAGAAATCCAGCCCCAGCTTATCTGATGTGAGAAGGGATGTATTTGacggtgttttgtttttttttttaagtttacttattattttgagagagagagagagagagagcacatgcacacatgcataaattgaggagggacagagaaggggagagagagagagagagagagagagagagagagagaattccaagcaggccccacaccatcagtgcagagctgaattcggggctcaatctcatgaccatgagatcgtgacctgagccgaaatcaagagtcagatgcttaactgagccacccaggcgccctcatttGACAGTGTTTAAAAACTGATCAATATCTTCTTTAAAATCCCACACATACCGTATGCTCTCTTTAGATACTTTCATGCCAATCAAGAAAGAAACGTCTCAAATTGATTTTATATCATTCCAAATGAACCCAAGACCGTCTGAGTGCATCACAGACCTAAAGATGCATGACTGACAGGGTGGTAGCAGGCTCATTAGCACCTTCATTTTAATCCTGCCAGATCTGGGAATAAAGAAAAGGCGATCCGTTCAGTGACAAAACATTCTTATTTCCCTTGCAAGATTCTCAGAGAGCAACTGCCCTCAGAGGGTAAGGGCGGGCTGGAGGGTGTGGGTAAGACACAACTGTTACAGGGCAGAGACACAATGGCTTCAGTCCGGTGCCTCATTTAGGTTTGGGTGCCCTTGGTATGCTTTCTGGTCTGCAAGATTagggcagaaaaaaatagatgactaTTAAAAAGTGATCTTACATAACACAATGTGTTGAAATTTTAGCCTATTCTTCAGCCTAGGgtttatttccattattaagATCCATGATACAGTATTGCTGTTTTTATCAATTCACAACCAGCGCCTGAGAAAGCAGCACAGAATTCGGTGACttaagataaataagcatttcttACTACTCAAGTAGCTGTGCTCAGCTGATGGGCTGCCTCGTGACTGGCTGGTCTAGGAGGGCCCCCTTCAGGTGTTTGGCAGTTGATTGGCTATTGGCTGGCTATTGGTTAGAGCCAAATCTGGTGAGATGGGCTCATTCACGTCCCCCCACACCCAAGCTGTCCATGTCCTAAGGCCCAGAGCCTATTAATATGTTATTTTACATAGTGATAGGGTCTCTACATATGGGATTAAgctaaggaccttgagatggggagatgatCCAGGTtcatctgggtgggcccaatataatcacaggGATCCTTCTAAAGGGAGGCAAGAGAACCCGAGTCCCAAAAGATATAAGGATGGCAGCAGAGGTCTGAGAGGAAAGAAGGTGcaacattgctggctttgaaatgGAGGAGAGTCCAAGAGCTTCCAGATGCTGGAAAGGGTgagaaatggattcttccctggagcctccagaaggaacattAGCTCTCTggactcattttagacttctgacttgcagaactgtaagagaataaatatgtGTTTCTATAAACCCCTAAGCTTGTGGCAATTTGTTGCAGGAGACTAACACACCTGGACCTGTTAAAAAGTCAGTAGTAAGGCTCCAAGGGAGAAGAAGTGGATCATAGACTCAGGACTGGCACACTGTCACTTCTGCTGCGTTCTATGGATCAAAGACATCACAAAGCCATTCCAAATTCAAGGGCTGGAGAAATAGACTCACCCACCTCTtattggattctgtttctcccaccTCTTGACGGGAGAAGCTGTAAAGTGGCATTTAAAGGGATgaggaggggtgcctaggtggctctgttggttaagcatctgactctcaatctcagctcgggtcctgatctcagggttataagttcaaaccccgcatcgggctctgtgttggctcttcactgggcgtgaagcctactttaaaaaagggggtggtggtgggggtgtggaGGTAGAGATGGGTAAAGAATTACGGCCATTTTTTGCAACCAATCTACCCCCATGTCCTTTACACAGTGACAGAGGACATTCGAAAGCAGTGCCTGACCCtggtttctttttgatttccaggGACACAAGGAGCATGGGTGTCTTTACCTCAGGCGCTGATATCTTCCTAGGTCTCTGGGGGATGTATGTGTCTCCAAGAAGCCCTGGATGGATGGACTTTATCCAACATTTGGGAGTTTGCTCTTTTGTTGCTCTCATTTcagtgggcctcttgtctatggcCTTTTCCGGGTGTCTGTCCACATTCATCGCCTTTAGCTCCTCCTGGATGGTCACTTGTGTTCTGCTTTGCTGCTCCAAGCATGCACGATGTTtcattctcctcttcttcctttcctgcgGCCTGCGGGAGGGCAGGAATGCTTTGATTGCAGCTGGCACAGGGATAGTAATCTTAGGACAcgtggaaaatatttttcataacttCAAAGGTCTCCTGGACAGTATGACTTGCAACCTAAGGGCCAAGAGCTTTTCCATACATTTTccacttttgaaaaaatatattgaagcCATTCAGTGGATTTATGGCCTTGCCACTCACCTAAGTCTATTTGATGACCTTATTTCTTGGAACCAGACTCTGGCCGTCTCTCTTTTCAGTCCCAGCCAAGCCCTGGAGGCACAGCTAAATGACACCAAAGGCCAAGTCCTGGGTGTCTTGTACCAGATGGTGACGGCAACAGAGGTATTGTCCTCCCTGGGACGGCAGCTCCTTGCCCTAGCAGGGCTTTTGCTGGTGCTACTTGGCACTGGCCTCTTCATGAAGCGATTTTTGGACCCTTGTGGTTGGaagtttgaaaatatcttcatcaCTAAACAATTTGTTCGGTTCGATGAAATGGAGAGGCAACTACAGAGGCCCTGTGTCCTCCCACTGaataagaaggaaaggaagaaacacgTTGTCATCCCATCTTTCTGGCCGTCTCCTAAAGAGAGGAAGAACCTGGGGCTGTTTTTCCTCCCCATTCTTACCCACCTCTACATCTGGGTGCTGTTTGCAGCCATAGATTATCTTCTGTATCAGCTCATTTTCTCAGTGGGCAAACATTTCCAAGGCTTGCCAGGGCTGGAGGTCCACCTGAAACTGCACAGAGAGGTAAGCGTTCACAGGTGCTTCTTGCGATGCGTCCCGGCTATTTGCTGGCTTGCCTTGAAAAAGATCGTGAACCTCCCAGAGCAGGGCACTGCCTTATTCACCTTGGGATTCCCATGATGGCACAGCGTCTGGCATGTAGAAGGAGCCCAACAATTGTTGGTTAAGTTGACTTGAAATCCTGTTGTTAGAGTATGATGTCATCCTGAAAATCTTTGGTCACCGTttcagtttcctgtggctgctctaacaaattgaCCCAAACTGGGTGGTTTGaaagaacaaaaatttattctcttatagttctgGGGGTAACAAGTCCAAAATCAGTACcactgagctgaaattaagtgcGAGCAGGGCCACAATCACTTTggactctagggaagaatctaCTTGTTGCTTCTTACAGCGTCTGGTGGCTTGTTGGCTTTTCTTGGCTGTGGCTGCAACCCCCATCTTCACTTatgtcttcacattgtcttctctGTGTATGTaaaatctctctctgctttcctcttaCAGGATGAATGTGATTGTGTTAAGGCTCACTGAGATAATCAGGGTAAATTCTCCATCTCGAGATCTTTATCTTGGTCACTACTGCAACGtcccttttttccaaataaagtaacaTGTATAGGTTTCAGGCCTTAGGATCTTATATCTCTGGAGAGAGGGAATTTTTTAGCTTTCTATAGTTAGCGAACACTGAACTGGGAGAATAGGTGTCTCTGATATGGGACATAAAGTTGGTTTTCAAGCAAGAGTACCTGGCATGAACCTAGagtctgtcttcttctctcccttggaCCTGTGCAGGTAGACTTTGAGCAACTTCTGTGAATGAGAACTTCTTTTCTTTGCATCTTGAGTCCGTATGCAACATAGGAGGCCTGTCAAT
Encoded here:
- the LOC122210872 gene encoding dendritic cell-specific transmembrane protein, whose product is MGVFTSGADIFLGLWGMYVSPRSPGWMDFIQHLGVCSFVALISVGLLSMAFSGCLSTFIAFSSSWMVTCVLLCCSKHARCFILLFFLSCGLREGRNALIAAGTGIVILGHVENIFHNFKGLLDSMTCNLRAKSFSIHFPLLKKYIEAIQWIYGLATHLSLFDDLISWNQTLAVSLFSPSQALEAQLNDTKGQVLGVLYQMVTATEVLSSLGRQLLALAGLLLVLLGTGLFMKRFLDPCGWKFENIFITKQFVRFDEMERQLQRPCVLPLNKKERKKHVVIPSFWPSPKERKNLGLFFLPILTHLYIWVLFAAIDYLLYQLIFSVGKHFQGLPGLEVHLKLHREEQGTQDIIHDSSFNISLFEPTCIPEPKLLLSKTWVPLSIILVILVVLGLLSSILTQLKILVSASFYPTVQTERVRHLHVKLLKKRAKQALGGGNSKQNLYFTKIHFWLPVLKMIRKKPMGIAGEDNP